In a single window of the Leptospira sanjuanensis genome:
- the rsfS gene encoding ribosome silencing factor, whose amino-acid sequence MSPAPKQNPTTKEILQIIHDIMVDKKCEEVSILNLESVNSYLSYFVICTVNSAVQANAVAREVRKTLKEYKLTHKEADKTGTSANSGWTLLDFGEIIIHIMTPEKREYYNLDRLWRDAKRMEL is encoded by the coding sequence ATGAGCCCTGCCCCAAAACAAAATCCGACAACCAAAGAAATTCTTCAGATCATCCACGACATCATGGTGGATAAAAAGTGCGAAGAAGTCAGCATCTTAAACCTCGAAAGCGTGAACAGCTATCTGAGTTACTTCGTCATCTGCACAGTGAACTCCGCCGTTCAAGCGAACGCGGTAGCGAGAGAAGTCAGAAAGACATTAAAAGAATATAAACTAACCCACAAGGAAGCGGACAAAACCGGAACCTCCGCGAACTCCGGTTGGACGCTTTTGGACTTCGGAGAAATCATCATTCACATCATGACTCCGGAAAAAAGAGAATATTATAATTTAGACAGACTCTGGCGCGACGCCAAGAGAATGGAACTCTAA
- a CDS encoding LCP family protein: MTVRFSGLKWNRSARLESKDTSKKKSGWLLYIAAGILLFSALIFLIGKFNRTGLEEKIAAGKPIYFLFHATGDNEEYEFGLLATLFPSNNRCALYFIHPITSFDDPDDSLDLLKSGAKSSVKSAVADLIGTKPHYTISLSASNWVRIVDLLGGLSVYTDNKTVRNSSEYNREPGVYTMSGQDVYDYTVKMDKRETLDYLERISRQESVVLTLYETLSQRKEFLTTPLLVFAHGLIESDLSKEDFVSLVKFINSRRIQFGIAELPGEPANDPKTKKLFLKTDIARARVAFRKFSKDMNSDVFADAEFARTEVLNGTEVAGLAKDVRGILSDKRIKVLAADNAWKKGFPKTVVIDRSGNTAIMDRISTVLEKAEVHHVLRKDLGLDATVVVGSDYEPRK; the protein is encoded by the coding sequence TTGACAGTCAGGTTTTCCGGTTTGAAATGGAATCGGAGCGCACGTTTGGAGTCAAAAGACACTTCTAAAAAGAAATCGGGTTGGCTGCTTTATATCGCGGCGGGAATTTTATTATTTTCGGCCCTTATCTTTTTAATCGGCAAATTCAATCGCACCGGATTGGAAGAAAAAATCGCCGCAGGCAAACCGATCTACTTTCTCTTTCACGCAACGGGCGACAACGAAGAATACGAATTCGGTCTCTTAGCGACTCTCTTTCCTTCGAACAACCGATGCGCTTTGTATTTCATTCATCCGATCACTTCGTTCGACGATCCGGACGATTCGTTGGATCTTCTCAAGTCGGGCGCCAAGTCTTCCGTCAAAAGCGCCGTCGCCGATCTGATCGGAACCAAACCGCATTATACGATTTCTCTTTCCGCTTCGAACTGGGTTCGTATCGTCGATCTTCTCGGAGGCTTGAGCGTTTATACGGACAACAAAACCGTCCGCAATTCTTCCGAATACAATCGCGAGCCGGGAGTTTATACGATGTCCGGCCAGGACGTGTACGACTACACGGTTAAGATGGATAAGAGAGAAACCTTGGATTATTTGGAAAGAATCAGCCGTCAAGAAAGCGTCGTTCTTACTTTGTATGAAACTCTCTCGCAAAGAAAAGAATTCCTAACGACTCCGCTTCTCGTATTTGCGCACGGCCTCATCGAATCCGATCTTTCCAAAGAGGATTTCGTCAGTCTTGTTAAGTTTATCAATTCAAGAAGAATCCAGTTCGGTATCGCCGAACTTCCCGGAGAACCGGCTAACGACCCTAAGACGAAAAAACTTTTCCTAAAAACGGACATCGCAAGAGCCAGAGTCGCGTTCCGAAAATTCTCCAAGGACATGAACTCGGACGTTTTTGCGGACGCGGAATTTGCGAGAACGGAAGTGTTGAACGGCACCGAAGTCGCGGGACTCGCAAAAGACGTTCGAGGAATTCTTTCCGATAAAAGAATCAAGGTTCTTGCGGCGGACAACGCTTGGAAAAAAGGATTTCCGAAAACGGTGGTCATCGATCGTTCTGGCAACACCGCAATCATGGATCGCATTTCGACAGTATTAGAAAAAGCCGAAGTACATCACGTATTAAGAAAGGATCTGGGTTTGGACGCGACCGTCGTCGTAGGCTCCGATTACGAACCGAGAAAATAG
- a CDS encoding long-chain fatty acid--CoA ligase, which produces MNSTMMNYQLTVPAILRRALEVHPEKTIVTKMNDESIHRYTYGEFHSRTSKLMSALKKFGVRPGDRVATFGMNHYRHLEIYFAVPSMGAVLHTLNVRLFPEQLVFIVNDAEDSVIFVDKSLSKVLADLLPEFKKKPKFVVMDDLEAIAAAPLPDAIDYETFLKSGDDSFTLPELDEHAAAGMCYTSGTTGNPKGVVYSHRSIYLHSMSICMSDSLGVCEKETILPVVPMFHANAWGIPFGCVMTGAKLVFPGKHLLGHGLASLLEQEKVTMAAGVPTIWNVLYQHLRKNSYDLSGLRTMIVGGSAAPQSMIEGFQKDFGIHILHAWGMTELSPVGTVCGLKTTMNDSEELEKLHILAKQGPAVAGVELRGIDEQGKDIPKDGKTPGELIVRGPWITASYYGNPSRESFTEDGWFRTGDVITIDSNSYIQITDRKKDLIKTRGEWISSVEMEAQVLKAPGVLEAAVVAKPDDIRGEVPVVFVVAKEGESVDKKSVLEILKENFANWQLPHNDDIRLIDAIPKTSVGKFDKKVLRAGLTGHS; this is translated from the coding sequence ATGAACTCAACGATGATGAATTATCAGCTGACCGTTCCCGCGATATTACGAAGGGCTTTGGAAGTTCATCCCGAAAAAACGATCGTAACCAAAATGAACGACGAATCGATTCATCGATATACGTACGGAGAATTTCATTCTCGGACTTCGAAGCTGATGAGCGCGCTGAAGAAGTTCGGAGTTCGTCCGGGCGATCGAGTCGCCACGTTCGGAATGAATCACTATAGACATCTGGAGATTTATTTCGCGGTTCCGTCGATGGGAGCCGTTCTTCATACGTTGAACGTGCGTTTGTTTCCGGAACAGCTCGTGTTCATCGTCAACGACGCCGAGGATTCCGTGATCTTTGTGGATAAGAGTTTGAGTAAGGTTCTTGCCGATCTGCTTCCTGAATTTAAAAAAAAGCCTAAGTTCGTCGTGATGGACGATTTGGAAGCGATCGCGGCGGCGCCTTTGCCGGATGCGATCGACTACGAAACGTTTCTAAAAAGCGGAGACGATTCGTTCACCTTACCGGAGTTAGATGAACATGCCGCCGCGGGAATGTGTTACACATCCGGGACGACTGGAAATCCGAAGGGAGTCGTTTACAGCCATCGTTCGATTTATCTTCACAGCATGTCGATTTGTATGTCCGATAGTCTCGGGGTTTGCGAGAAGGAAACGATTCTTCCCGTGGTTCCCATGTTCCACGCGAACGCATGGGGGATTCCGTTCGGTTGCGTGATGACCGGAGCCAAACTCGTTTTTCCCGGCAAACACCTGTTAGGTCATGGACTCGCCTCTCTTTTGGAACAGGAAAAGGTAACGATGGCCGCGGGTGTTCCCACGATTTGGAACGTACTGTATCAACATCTAAGGAAGAATTCCTACGATCTGAGCGGATTGCGTACGATGATCGTGGGAGGTTCGGCCGCTCCTCAGTCCATGATCGAAGGATTTCAAAAGGATTTCGGAATCCATATTCTTCACGCATGGGGAATGACGGAGTTATCTCCCGTCGGAACCGTCTGCGGACTCAAAACTACGATGAACGATTCGGAAGAATTAGAAAAATTGCATATTCTTGCCAAACAAGGTCCGGCCGTCGCGGGAGTCGAACTCAGAGGAATCGACGAACAAGGAAAGGACATTCCCAAGGACGGAAAAACTCCGGGAGAATTGATCGTAAGAGGCCCTTGGATCACCGCTTCGTATTACGGAAATCCGAGCCGCGAATCGTTTACGGAGGACGGATGGTTTCGCACCGGGGACGTCATCACGATCGATTCAAATTCTTACATTCAAATCACGGACCGGAAAAAAGATCTGATCAAAACGAGAGGCGAATGGATTTCGAGCGTCGAAATGGAAGCGCAGGTCTTGAAGGCGCCCGGAGTTTTGGAAGCGGCGGTGGTCGCGAAACCGGACGACATTCGAGGAGAAGTTCCCGTTGTTTTCGTCGTCGCGAAGGAAGGGGAAAGCGTGGATAAAAAATCCGTACTTGAAATCTTAAAGGAAAATTTTGCGAATTGGCAATTGCCTCACAACGACGACATTCGTTTGATCGACGCGATTCCGAAAACGAGCGTTGGAAAATTCGATAAGAAGGTTTTGCGTGCGGGATTAACCGGACATTCTTGA
- a CDS encoding DoxX family protein produces the protein MTKRNIIIYWISTLWLALGMLSTGIVQLLKMEGEVEFILKLGYPGYFLTILGVWKLLGVVAVLIPKNPLIKEWAYAGFFFAMSGAALSHIAMGNPIKEIFPSLLLLTLTVVSWYFRPASRRFNVTNQ, from the coding sequence ATGACAAAGAGAAACATCATCATCTATTGGATTTCCACTCTCTGGCTTGCGTTAGGGATGTTGTCGACCGGAATCGTTCAATTGCTCAAGATGGAAGGCGAAGTGGAATTCATTTTGAAATTGGGTTACCCCGGTTACTTTCTCACCATTTTAGGCGTTTGGAAACTTTTGGGCGTCGTTGCGGTGTTGATTCCCAAAAATCCTTTGATCAAGGAATGGGCCTATGCCGGATTTTTCTTTGCGATGTCCGGAGCGGCGCTGTCGCATATCGCGATGGGAAATCCGATCAAAGAAATATTTCCGTCGTTGTTGCTTCTTACTTTGACCGTTGTTTCGTGGTATTTTCGGCCTGCGAGCAGAAGATTCAATGTAACGAATCAATAA
- a CDS encoding cag pathogenicity island protein CagA, with translation MYVRLLIIFSFVCTSSAVLAQTKPSKIYVHKLSPEGNLGAGLENRFRNGIINSVLRNFEGKYTIVDDESLAILYKQVEALQKMNCSDEICMKQIADAIDANEVISGTISSKNGLVYVSLRNQTRDSKTLMYSIKSAFQMEFPEFLLDYYASESGKKLLDRQYNFDHQQAPASVNGNLSVAFLKIKPVPGTNLNSMEFKTSDKILEGVLEEVREELNEASELSLAKDYAESNEIYERILKAFNDRLSEESLRKLEPFIREIRKNVTNNYSLEYKEKINEADQTLFGSGQLNPEELQKRLNDYVALGEEYGTKVPEKHRQLQIRQSIQERKEKLELTIFSLREKEADRAYSLFDFSLASKLYANLLKDLSPKNETPYVALKEAIEKKSDTAEKTGRSYLTNRLETLYLLIEKEFTAEALATTEDEKETHQNRIHDAFREAIDSLAKSEFAALLQIDKIKKEIKRVNQKLKNPISLQEQLDSLLHEGLESRNPTQIINSHRLGADWESKTGLFWGSAKSKLKDLLETSANFANPDKEFKKLFGIHLQEETASTSDPEKNTFQSSNIPKSKIEKKRIKRQSIAKEKSWQIFDGNFNWYQASQICDSRDLRLPTIEELEDSYESGETESWTDNGADRRYWSSTISIGANGAYNLDIFKGEIRWDHLSNYAGVRCLK, from the coding sequence ATGTACGTTAGACTTCTTATTATTTTTTCTTTCGTATGCACCTCGAGCGCCGTCCTTGCGCAGACAAAACCGTCCAAAATCTACGTACACAAACTGAGTCCCGAAGGAAATCTCGGCGCGGGTTTGGAAAACCGATTTCGAAACGGAATCATCAATTCGGTTCTCAGAAACTTCGAAGGAAAGTATACGATCGTCGACGACGAATCTCTTGCGATTCTTTATAAACAAGTCGAAGCCCTGCAGAAAATGAACTGCTCGGACGAGATCTGTATGAAACAGATCGCAGACGCGATCGACGCAAACGAAGTGATTTCCGGAACGATTTCCTCCAAAAACGGGCTCGTCTACGTCTCCCTCCGCAATCAGACAAGAGATTCAAAAACTCTAATGTATTCCATTAAGTCCGCGTTTCAGATGGAGTTCCCCGAGTTTCTTTTGGACTACTATGCCTCCGAATCCGGTAAAAAACTTTTAGACAGACAATACAATTTCGATCATCAACAGGCTCCCGCTTCGGTAAACGGAAACTTGAGCGTAGCCTTCTTAAAGATCAAACCGGTTCCCGGAACGAACTTGAATTCCATGGAATTCAAAACCTCCGATAAAATCCTCGAAGGCGTTCTGGAGGAAGTTAGGGAAGAATTGAACGAAGCCTCCGAACTAAGTCTCGCGAAAGATTACGCCGAATCCAACGAAATCTACGAACGAATTTTAAAGGCGTTCAACGATCGTCTTTCCGAAGAATCCTTACGAAAACTCGAACCGTTTATCCGCGAAATTCGAAAAAACGTCACCAACAACTATAGTTTGGAATATAAGGAAAAGATCAACGAAGCCGACCAAACTCTTTTCGGCTCCGGACAACTCAATCCGGAAGAATTACAAAAACGTCTGAACGACTACGTCGCATTAGGCGAAGAATACGGAACGAAAGTTCCCGAAAAACATAGACAACTTCAGATTCGCCAGAGCATCCAAGAACGAAAGGAAAAGTTGGAGCTTACGATTTTTTCCCTTCGCGAGAAGGAAGCGGATCGGGCTTATTCCCTATTCGACTTTTCCCTTGCTTCCAAACTATATGCAAATCTTCTAAAGGATCTTTCCCCAAAAAACGAAACTCCGTATGTCGCGCTCAAGGAAGCGATCGAAAAAAAATCCGATACCGCCGAAAAAACGGGGCGTTCTTATTTAACGAACCGTTTAGAAACCTTGTATCTGCTGATCGAAAAGGAATTCACCGCGGAAGCCTTGGCTACGACGGAAGACGAAAAGGAAACGCATCAAAACAGGATTCACGACGCGTTTCGAGAAGCGATCGATTCTCTCGCCAAATCGGAGTTTGCCGCTCTTTTGCAGATCGACAAAATCAAAAAGGAAATCAAACGCGTAAACCAAAAACTAAAAAACCCGATTTCTCTTCAGGAACAATTGGATTCCCTTTTGCACGAGGGTTTGGAATCGCGCAATCCCACACAAATCATCAACAGCCATCGTCTCGGGGCCGACTGGGAATCGAAAACGGGGCTTTTCTGGGGTTCCGCCAAGTCCAAACTCAAGGATCTTTTGGAAACGTCCGCCAATTTCGCAAATCCCGACAAGGAATTCAAAAAACTATTCGGCATTCACCTTCAAGAGGAAACGGCTTCGACCTCCGATCCGGAAAAAAACACATTCCAATCTTCGAATATTCCAAAATCAAAGATCGAAAAAAAACGGATCAAACGGCAATCGATCGCGAAAGAAAAATCCTGGCAGATCTTCGACGGCAATTTCAACTGGTATCAAGCCAGCCAAATCTGCGATTCTCGGGATTTGCGTCTTCCCACCATCGAAGAGCTGGAAGATTCGTATGAAAGCGGCGAAACGGAATCCTGGACGGACAACGGCGCGGATAGACGGTATTGGTCTTCCACGATTTCGATCGGCGCCAACGGCGCCTACAACTTGGATATTTTCAAAGGCGAGATCCGCTGGGATCATCTTAGCAATTACGCGGGCGTTCGCTGCTTGAAGTAA
- a CDS encoding DNA-3-methyladenine glycosylase family protein, whose product MKRKIQSFDRENFHSICDRLSKKDKELHSILVKYGYPPFWSRKPGFETLVHIILEQQVSLASAKAAMNKLKQKIGTVTPKKISLLSDMELKECYFSRQKMAYARHLAHAILSKRLALRKLTLKSDEEIRKELVSVKGIGNWTADVFLLMALHRSDIFPVGDLAMIQSLKKVKKLPVHVTQERILSLAETWRPFRSIAAMILWHSYIQEKGIKI is encoded by the coding sequence TTGAAACGTAAAATTCAGAGTTTTGATCGGGAGAATTTTCATTCCATCTGCGATCGTTTGTCGAAAAAGGACAAAGAACTACATTCCATTCTTGTAAAATACGGCTACCCTCCGTTCTGGAGCCGCAAGCCCGGTTTTGAAACTCTGGTCCATATCATTTTGGAACAACAGGTCTCTCTCGCTTCCGCAAAGGCAGCGATGAACAAACTCAAGCAGAAGATCGGAACGGTAACGCCTAAAAAGATTTCTTTGTTAAGCGACATGGAACTCAAGGAATGTTATTTCAGCAGACAAAAAATGGCGTATGCCCGTCATCTCGCGCATGCGATTCTTTCCAAACGTTTGGCGCTCAGGAAGTTGACTTTAAAATCGGACGAGGAAATCCGAAAGGAACTAGTTTCCGTCAAAGGAATCGGGAATTGGACCGCGGACGTATTTCTTCTGATGGCTCTGCATCGATCGGACATTTTTCCGGTGGGCGATCTTGCGATGATTCAATCCTTAAAGAAGGTAAAAAAATTACCCGTCCATGTTACCCAAGAAAGAATTCTTTCGCTTGCGGAAACCTGGAGACCGTTTCGATCGATCGCCGCAATGATATTATGGCATTCTTATATTCAAGAAAAGGGAATTAAAATTTAA
- a CDS encoding molybdopterin-dependent oxidoreductase → MCGLRIEVEDGKISAIRGDKEDPFSRGHLCAKGPELKNLYEDPDRLKFPVKRTDNGWVQVSWVEALSETAKALFEIQNRYGFDSVAVYNGNPNVHNYGSMLFGDRFSNRLKSKNHYSATSVDQLPHQLVSYLMFGHQLLIPIPDIDHTKYFLILGGNPFASNGSLMTVPDVKKRLKELQERGGKFVVVDPRKTETASNADEHVFIRPSADAFFLLAILNVFFKKNLIRPSSLYDESELKKISDLASRYSPAQVETVTGVSAATIERIAMEFSSSPSAVCYGRVGVSTQAFGTLSQWLINLVNVLSGNLDKRGGAMFTLPAVDPIDRQGALKSSPGSFNSFQSRVRKLPEFNGELPVAALSEEILTPGQGQIKALVTSAGNPVLSTPNGAKLEEGLKNLEFMVCVDFYINETTQYANYILPPTSALEHDHYDMIFNVFAVRNTTKYAQPIFEPLPGMLHDWEIFVDLTKRLELLRSGKPLPKELITTKLGPASIIDFALKGGPYGEKGNHSRMLNLQLLKENPHGIDLGPLMTSFPDRLLTEDKKIRLLPKEIVEDLTRLSRKFAEWSAPADKAKNFLLIGRRHLRNNNSWMHNLPKLMTGKNRCTLMIHPDDARSLGISEEEEVQVESRVGRILIPTEITDEIMPGVVSIPHGFGHAKSGVRLNVAKQFAGVSINDLTDDEALDELSGNAAFSGVPVSIRKV, encoded by the coding sequence ATGTGCGGCTTACGCATCGAAGTCGAAGACGGAAAAATTTCCGCGATTCGAGGCGACAAAGAAGATCCTTTCAGCCGAGGCCACCTCTGCGCCAAAGGCCCCGAACTCAAAAATCTCTACGAAGATCCCGACCGTTTGAAATTCCCCGTCAAACGAACCGACAACGGCTGGGTGCAAGTAAGTTGGGTGGAAGCGCTTTCCGAAACGGCCAAAGCCCTTTTTGAAATCCAGAACCGCTACGGCTTCGATTCGGTCGCGGTCTACAACGGAAACCCGAACGTTCACAACTACGGCTCCATGCTTTTCGGTGATCGTTTTTCCAACCGTCTCAAATCCAAAAATCACTACTCCGCCACTTCGGTGGATCAACTCCCGCACCAACTCGTTTCGTATCTGATGTTCGGTCATCAGCTTTTAATCCCGATCCCCGACATCGATCACACGAAATACTTTTTGATTCTCGGAGGAAATCCGTTTGCGTCTAACGGCAGTTTGATGACAGTCCCCGACGTCAAAAAAAGACTGAAGGAACTTCAGGAACGCGGAGGCAAGTTCGTCGTCGTCGATCCTAGAAAGACGGAAACCGCCTCCAACGCGGACGAACACGTTTTTATCCGTCCGAGCGCCGACGCTTTCTTTTTATTAGCGATTTTGAATGTGTTTTTTAAGAAGAATCTGATCCGACCGTCCTCTCTTTACGACGAATCGGAGCTTAAAAAAATTTCCGATCTCGCGTCGCGGTATTCTCCCGCTCAGGTGGAAACGGTCACGGGCGTAAGCGCGGCTACGATCGAAAGAATCGCGATGGAATTCTCCTCCTCTCCAAGCGCGGTCTGTTACGGAAGGGTCGGAGTTTCCACGCAGGCATTTGGAACTCTTTCACAATGGCTCATCAACCTCGTAAACGTTCTCAGCGGAAATCTCGACAAACGAGGCGGAGCGATGTTCACCCTTCCTGCCGTCGATCCGATCGATCGTCAAGGCGCGCTCAAAAGTTCTCCGGGAAGTTTTAATTCGTTCCAATCGAGGGTTCGTAAACTTCCCGAGTTCAACGGGGAACTTCCCGTTGCCGCCTTGTCCGAGGAAATTCTAACTCCGGGCCAAGGTCAGATAAAAGCGTTAGTCACATCGGCGGGCAATCCGGTTCTTTCCACTCCGAACGGAGCCAAACTCGAAGAAGGTTTAAAGAACCTCGAATTCATGGTCTGCGTGGATTTTTACATCAACGAGACGACCCAATACGCGAATTACATTCTTCCTCCGACTTCGGCTCTCGAACACGATCACTACGATATGATCTTCAACGTATTCGCGGTTCGTAATACGACCAAATACGCGCAGCCGATCTTCGAGCCGCTCCCGGGAATGTTGCACGACTGGGAAATTTTCGTGGATCTTACGAAACGTCTCGAACTTCTCCGCTCCGGCAAACCTCTTCCGAAAGAACTCATCACGACCAAACTCGGCCCCGCTTCCATCATCGACTTCGCATTAAAAGGCGGACCGTACGGCGAAAAAGGAAATCACAGCCGTATGCTCAACTTACAGTTGTTAAAGGAAAACCCTCACGGAATCGATCTCGGTCCGTTGATGACTTCGTTTCCCGATCGGCTTTTGACGGAGGACAAAAAGATCCGTCTTCTTCCGAAAGAAATCGTGGAAGACCTTACGAGACTTTCTCGAAAGTTCGCGGAATGGTCGGCCCCAGCGGATAAAGCGAAGAATTTTCTGTTAATCGGAAGAAGACATCTTCGCAACAACAATTCCTGGATGCACAATCTTCCCAAGCTGATGACGGGCAAAAATCGTTGCACGTTGATGATTCATCCGGACGACGCGAGATCGCTCGGAATTTCCGAAGAGGAAGAAGTGCAAGTCGAGTCGAGGGTCGGGCGGATCTTGATTCCCACCGAAATCACGGACGAGATTATGCCGGGTGTAGTGAGTATTCCTCACGGCTTCGGTCACGCGAAGAGCGGGGTTCGTTTGAATGTCGCAAAACAATTCGCGGGAGTCAGCATCAACGATCTTACGGACGACGAAGCTCTCGACGAACTTTCGGGAAACGCGGCCTTCAGCGGCGTCCCGGTAAGCATTCGAAAAGTTTAA
- a CDS encoding TlpA family protein disulfide reductase, which yields MKTRIKTSSVVRFLKTMFREKFISLCMFLILFAGTVSAEPLSNFAFYNLKEERIILSSFLGNLSDNDVLILNFTGSTCNPCKEQVPILLDLTKRTNVSLAGKGKVFLWVVFVGDDFRTGKEYSEFLKLQNAAEVLVDPLSSSYSQVRIAGLPTVLILNSKREILFKSEGFQESSTAALKRFLDSLGK from the coding sequence ATGAAAACGCGTATCAAAACTTCGAGCGTAGTTCGGTTTTTGAAAACCATGTTTCGTGAAAAATTTATTTCCTTATGTATGTTTTTGATTCTTTTTGCGGGAACCGTTTCTGCGGAACCCCTTTCTAATTTCGCTTTTTATAATCTCAAAGAAGAAAGAATCATACTTTCTTCCTTTCTTGGCAATCTTTCCGATAACGACGTTTTGATCCTGAATTTTACCGGTTCGACGTGTAATCCCTGCAAAGAGCAAGTGCCGATTCTTTTGGATCTTACAAAACGAACGAATGTTTCCTTGGCCGGAAAAGGAAAGGTTTTTCTTTGGGTCGTATTCGTAGGAGACGATTTTAGGACGGGGAAAGAATATTCCGAATTTCTAAAGTTACAAAACGCTGCGGAAGTATTGGTCGATCCTTTGTCTTCGAGTTATTCTCAGGTTCGGATCGCAGGCTTGCCCACGGTTTTGATTCTGAACTCGAAACGGGAAATTCTTTTTAAATCGGAAGGATTCCAGGAATCCAGCACGGCGGCCTTGAAACGTTTTTTAGATTCTTTAGGGAAATAA
- a CDS encoding pirin family protein, translated as MKLISGHLKDLGDNFRVRRILPSIEARHVGPFVFVDHMGPVPIQTGKELSVRPHPHIGLATITYLYDGVIFHRDSIGSQVPIRPYEVNWMTAGSGISHSERSQVDPEHSSLEGIQTWVALPKEFEEVDAEFFHLDRKDIPVIEGEAWTLRLAAGEFLGKRSPVKIYSPLFYADLEARPGAKGEWRIPEGQESGLYVARGGLEIQGQTVQVGQMAVFAPGETITFSSSEGSRAILMGGVPFPEPRYLWWNFVSTSLERIERAKKEWKDETFPAVPDETERIPLPEK; from the coding sequence ATGAAACTCATTTCTGGACATCTCAAAGATCTCGGAGACAACTTTCGAGTACGAAGAATTCTTCCTTCCATCGAGGCGCGTCACGTCGGACCGTTCGTGTTCGTCGATCACATGGGGCCGGTGCCGATTCAAACCGGAAAGGAACTTTCGGTTCGTCCTCATCCGCACATCGGACTCGCAACGATCACGTATTTGTATGACGGAGTGATCTTTCATCGGGACAGCATCGGTTCGCAGGTTCCGATCCGTCCGTACGAAGTGAATTGGATGACCGCCGGATCCGGAATCTCGCACAGTGAACGATCACAAGTCGATCCGGAACATTCTTCGTTGGAAGGAATTCAAACTTGGGTCGCGCTTCCGAAGGAATTCGAGGAAGTGGACGCGGAATTTTTTCATCTGGATCGAAAGGACATTCCCGTCATCGAAGGAGAAGCTTGGACGCTCCGACTCGCCGCGGGAGAATTCTTAGGCAAACGATCGCCCGTAAAAATTTATTCGCCGTTGTTTTATGCGGACTTGGAGGCAAGGCCCGGCGCAAAGGGAGAATGGCGTATTCCAGAAGGTCAGGAATCCGGTTTGTATGTGGCAAGAGGCGGTCTCGAAATTCAAGGACAAACCGTACAAGTCGGTCAAATGGCCGTGTTCGCACCCGGAGAAACGATCACGTTTTCTTCCTCGGAAGGAAGCCGTGCGATTTTGATGGGCGGGGTTCCGTTTCCGGAACCGCGTTACCTTTGGTGGAACTTCGTATCCACGTCTTTGGAGCGGATCGAACGCGCCAAAAAAGAATGGAAGGACGAAACCTTTCCGGCGGTTCCGGACGAAACGGAACGGATTCCTTTACCGGAAAAATGA
- a CDS encoding YdeI/OmpD-associated family protein encodes MNAKVDAFLGKTKQWKKEFEQLRAIILECGLTEEFKWGNPCYTIGKGNVVLIHGFKEYCAILFFKGALLKDPKGILVIQSENVQSARQIRFKNVQEIVKKKSVLKAYIKEAAEVEKAGLKVDFKKTKDFKVPDEFLNRLEDNPALKSAFDALTPGRQRGYLLHFAAPKQSKTRESRIEKWIPLILRGKGLND; translated from the coding sequence ATGAACGCGAAAGTGGACGCATTTCTCGGCAAAACCAAACAATGGAAAAAAGAATTCGAACAACTGCGCGCGATCATTCTTGAATGCGGACTCACGGAAGAATTCAAATGGGGAAATCCCTGTTATACGATCGGAAAAGGAAACGTGGTCTTAATCCACGGATTCAAGGAATACTGCGCGATTCTTTTTTTCAAAGGCGCCTTGTTGAAAGACCCCAAAGGAATTCTCGTCATACAATCCGAGAACGTGCAGTCCGCTCGTCAGATTCGTTTCAAGAATGTTCAGGAAATCGTTAAAAAGAAATCGGTTTTAAAAGCGTACATCAAAGAGGCCGCCGAAGTCGAAAAGGCCGGTTTGAAAGTGGATTTCAAAAAGACGAAGGATTTCAAAGTCCCCGATGAGTTTTTAAATCGATTGGAGGATAATCCGGCTTTGAAATCGGCTTTTGACGCGTTGACGCCCGGAAGACAAAGGGGCTATCTTCTTCATTTTGCGGCTCCGAAACAATCGAAAACGAGAGAGTCTCGAATTGAAAAATGGATTCCTCTCATTCTCAGGGGAAAGGGATTGAACGATTGA